One stretch of Jiangella gansuensis DSM 44835 DNA includes these proteins:
- a CDS encoding carbohydrate ABC transporter permease — translation MSTATPTSATSAPPDTELAGPAPAQPRWRRRSSRDRRGPRISAWVAVIVFGGFALAPVYWLLVTSLSPQDRVFSYPPSFIPLDITFDHYAALADDPALFRYLVNSVVVSVVTAVLSVLVSAYMGYSFSKFRYRGRRSLMYLVLSSQMFPQALLLVTLYAVFSAYGLLNTYAALILSFTTFTLPLCVWMLKGFFDTIADELVEAARVDGASRMRIIHSIVLPLSAPGLVAAGLFAFVRGWNDFIFALTLAGPDKQTLPPGLVNTFVGEAQTAWPQLMAASLVVSLPVVIGFIILQRYLVGGLTAGAVKG, via the coding sequence GTGAGCACCGCGACGCCCACGTCCGCGACCTCCGCACCGCCGGACACCGAGCTCGCCGGTCCGGCACCCGCGCAGCCCCGGTGGCGCCGGCGCTCGTCCCGCGACCGGCGCGGCCCGCGCATCTCCGCATGGGTAGCCGTCATCGTGTTCGGCGGGTTCGCGCTGGCCCCGGTGTACTGGCTGCTCGTCACGTCGCTGAGCCCGCAGGACCGCGTGTTCAGTTACCCGCCGTCGTTCATCCCGCTCGACATCACCTTCGACCACTACGCGGCCCTGGCCGACGATCCGGCCCTGTTCCGCTACCTGGTCAACAGCGTCGTGGTGTCCGTGGTGACGGCGGTGCTCAGCGTCCTCGTCTCGGCGTACATGGGGTACTCGTTCTCGAAGTTCCGCTACCGCGGGCGCCGCTCGCTGATGTACCTCGTGCTCTCGTCGCAGATGTTCCCGCAAGCGCTGCTCCTGGTGACCCTGTACGCGGTGTTCAGCGCGTACGGTCTGCTGAACACCTATGCCGCGCTGATCCTCTCCTTCACGACGTTCACGCTCCCGCTGTGCGTGTGGATGCTCAAGGGGTTCTTCGACACCATTGCCGACGAGCTGGTCGAGGCCGCCCGGGTCGACGGCGCGTCCAGGATGCGCATCATCCACTCGATCGTGCTGCCGTTGTCCGCACCCGGGCTGGTGGCCGCGGGACTGTTCGCGTTCGTGCGCGGCTGGAACGACTTCATCTTCGCCTTGACCCTGGCCGGCCCGGACAAGCAGACACTGCCGCCCGGCCTGGTGAACACGTTCGTCGGCGAGGCCCAGACGGCCTGGCCGCAGCTCATGGCGGCGTCCCTTGTGGTCTCGCTGCCCGTCGTCATCGGCTTCATCATCCTGCAGCGCTACCTCGTCGGCGGCCTCACCGCCGGCGCCGTCAAGGGCTGA
- a CDS encoding TIM-barrel domain-containing protein, with product MSGTSMDSTAAAADVPEVVATTTHPSYTETGTWAEARDPGYQGGRTRFTREADATASWALELPASGEFAIDVWYTASVENDKVMTYTWTGQDEPVVYDQSVGGGSWRPVGTVTGTAGQEVRITVTAVTAGAITRTDAIRLALPRCVLQPEATGPAEPAEREFDGYRLTETAEQVGIETDAWSMRIERAGFRYALSRGDEQVAAAHPESGLLAGPAGSGPCGAVTTEVTAADDDAVTLAVVFADGTPAEVTVRPGTDDLGLAVRPTGPGADAVGRIVARTAGGMNPAYGLGDDGGARSRNLNVYGSDFDQMYAQNGGPLYRFVSTFTVFPDRGLGQVVFSRDRMSAQVDADATALGVHAGSMPDLHYFFGDMPTVYAAYRDARADAGYVDSEPDYDFFGVGYESYGALSYNTNQRTITESVTRYLAEGYPLRWAVTGSGFWPYGDDGNQGTTSSFGMWGEKYPDPDAYKEFFAGHDIDLILGLRQSFKALPEDGGTYDPALDGPWTVEGLEKGYFITDESGAAKVFTTPNFPYSNIYLVDPDNPEAVDWFADNMAVWGADGYKEDHMFDGGDNAFYDSALVNAVNEEFAERGDLVMVRNSAFSVGGSILRINDTDYNHAASDRDRTVVNSLAYPASGQPNFYPDIVGGRPMPDLETNRSKQVFLARNAMFAAMSPSMSFGNEPWRISDPQLRDATLKAAQWHDTYLPYIYSAAAQSWRTGYPGTATPLPIAYPDDPATYDLVSYQAKRYQWMLGPSLLVYPLFGSDVTTAQSRDVYLPAGEWMDLETGERFTGPVTLDNHPQPFGKVPAFVGGIGILTSQRGDDVVAEVYPVASPGASYTFTAADADTTSTITADNTGWDAVRVLDTTTGAEVPFEIDDTTGAVTFPIVPGHDYRVADDACPAGHTPGENIAFGSEDSGVPDRDRGDGCTFLDVVATAEPFADHGAFVRMVRETTVTWRAAGLLSRTESQAVVAAAARSDEGRG from the coding sequence GTGTCCGGCACCTCCATGGATTCGACGGCCGCGGCCGCCGATGTGCCCGAGGTGGTCGCGACCACCACGCACCCGAGTTACACCGAGACCGGCACATGGGCGGAGGCGCGCGACCCCGGCTACCAGGGCGGGCGCACCCGGTTCACCCGCGAGGCCGACGCGACCGCGTCGTGGGCGCTCGAACTGCCGGCGTCGGGCGAGTTCGCGATCGACGTCTGGTACACCGCGTCGGTCGAGAACGACAAGGTCATGACGTACACCTGGACCGGCCAGGACGAGCCGGTCGTCTACGACCAGTCGGTGGGCGGCGGTTCGTGGCGCCCGGTCGGAACGGTGACCGGCACCGCCGGCCAGGAGGTGCGGATCACCGTCACCGCGGTCACGGCCGGAGCGATCACCCGCACCGACGCGATCCGGCTGGCCCTGCCGCGATGCGTGCTCCAGCCGGAGGCGACCGGCCCGGCCGAGCCCGCGGAACGGGAGTTCGACGGCTACCGGCTCACCGAGACCGCCGAGCAGGTCGGCATCGAGACCGACGCGTGGTCGATGCGGATCGAGCGGGCCGGGTTCCGGTACGCGCTGTCCCGCGGCGACGAGCAGGTGGCGGCCGCGCACCCGGAGTCCGGCCTGCTGGCCGGTCCCGCCGGGTCGGGCCCGTGCGGCGCGGTCACCACGGAGGTGACGGCCGCCGACGACGACGCGGTGACGCTGGCAGTGGTGTTCGCCGACGGCACGCCCGCCGAGGTCACGGTGCGGCCCGGAACCGACGACCTCGGGTTGGCAGTACGGCCCACGGGTCCCGGCGCGGACGCCGTCGGGCGCATCGTCGCGCGCACCGCAGGCGGCATGAACCCGGCCTACGGGCTGGGAGACGACGGCGGCGCGCGCTCGCGCAACCTCAACGTCTACGGCTCGGACTTCGACCAGATGTACGCACAGAACGGCGGGCCGCTCTACCGCTTCGTCAGCACGTTCACCGTCTTCCCCGACCGCGGCCTGGGCCAGGTGGTCTTCTCCCGCGACCGGATGAGCGCCCAGGTGGACGCGGACGCGACGGCGCTGGGTGTGCACGCCGGGTCGATGCCTGACCTGCATTACTTCTTCGGCGACATGCCGACGGTGTACGCGGCCTACCGGGACGCGCGGGCCGACGCCGGCTACGTCGACTCCGAGCCGGACTACGACTTCTTCGGCGTCGGCTACGAGTCGTACGGCGCGCTGTCCTACAACACCAACCAGCGGACCATCACCGAGTCGGTGACCCGGTACCTCGCCGAGGGCTACCCGCTGCGGTGGGCCGTCACCGGTTCCGGGTTCTGGCCCTACGGCGACGACGGCAATCAGGGGACGACTTCCAGCTTCGGCATGTGGGGTGAGAAGTACCCGGACCCGGACGCGTACAAGGAGTTCTTCGCCGGCCACGACATCGATCTGATCCTCGGGTTGCGGCAGAGCTTCAAGGCCCTGCCGGAGGACGGCGGGACGTACGACCCCGCGCTGGACGGGCCGTGGACGGTGGAGGGCCTGGAGAAGGGCTACTTCATCACCGACGAGTCCGGGGCGGCGAAGGTCTTCACCACCCCGAACTTCCCGTACTCCAACATCTACCTCGTCGACCCGGACAACCCGGAGGCCGTCGACTGGTTCGCCGACAACATGGCCGTGTGGGGCGCCGACGGTTACAAGGAAGACCACATGTTCGACGGCGGCGACAACGCGTTCTACGACAGCGCTCTGGTCAACGCGGTCAACGAGGAGTTCGCCGAGCGCGGTGACCTCGTCATGGTGCGCAACTCGGCGTTCTCGGTCGGCGGGTCGATCCTGCGCATCAACGACACCGACTACAACCACGCCGCCTCCGACCGCGACCGCACCGTGGTGAACAGCCTGGCGTACCCGGCCAGCGGGCAACCGAACTTCTACCCGGACATCGTCGGTGGCCGGCCCATGCCGGATCTGGAGACCAACCGGTCCAAGCAGGTGTTCCTCGCCAGGAACGCGATGTTCGCGGCGATGTCGCCGTCCATGTCGTTCGGCAACGAGCCGTGGCGCATCTCCGACCCGCAGCTGCGCGACGCGACGCTGAAGGCCGCGCAGTGGCACGACACCTACCTGCCGTACATCTACAGCGCGGCGGCGCAGAGCTGGCGGACCGGCTACCCGGGGACGGCGACGCCGCTGCCGATCGCGTACCCGGACGACCCCGCCACCTATGACCTGGTGTCGTACCAGGCCAAGCGGTACCAGTGGATGCTGGGCCCGTCGTTGCTGGTGTACCCGCTGTTCGGGTCCGACGTGACGACGGCGCAGTCGCGGGACGTCTATCTTCCGGCCGGGGAGTGGATGGACCTGGAGACCGGGGAGCGGTTCACCGGCCCGGTCACTCTCGACAACCACCCGCAGCCGTTCGGGAAGGTCCCCGCGTTCGTCGGCGGCATCGGCATCCTGACCAGCCAGCGCGGTGACGACGTCGTCGCCGAGGTCTACCCGGTGGCCTCGCCCGGCGCGAGCTACACGTTCACCGCCGCCGACGCAGACACGACGTCCACCATCACGGCGGACAACACCGGCTGGGACGCCGTGCGGGTACTCGACACCACCACCGGCGCCGAGGTGCCGTTCGAGATCGACGACACGACCGGTGCCGTCACCTTCCCGATCGTGCCCGGCCACGACTACCGGGTGGCCGACGACGCCTGCCCGGCCGGGCACACGCCGGGCGAGAACATCGCCTTCGGCTCCGAGGACTCCGGCGTCCCGGACCGCGACCGCGGCGACGGGTGCACGTTCCTCGACGTGGTGGCCACGGCCGAGCCGTTCGCCGACCACGGCGCGTTCGTCCGGATGGTCCGCGAGACGACGGTGACCTGGCGGGCCGCCGGGTTGCTGAGCCGAACCGAGAGCCAAGCGGTGGTGGCTGCCGCCGCCCGATCCGATGAGGGACGTGGATGA
- a CDS encoding BNR-4 repeat-containing protein, translated as MTRTRRSIRKVVMGLSTSLLLAGTLAQAAAEPAAPELDIEPVPYSMDTSNQAGWWHPLAEYDGSTYVIFNAPAASENLHQVHVARQDPSGEWTTGCLQTSGGACAEYRDDIGHNQPSLAIDGDGYLHAFVSMHNDGWRYFRSEEPGSVTTIVDHAADLPDQEGGVTYPVTATAPRGGDVYLMARVNMPGVGHTGRLYRWSVEERTWQREAVFTPGHVETGYVPYPDDLEVDDRGHVHILWEWARGSTSNLRYYGSYLVYRPAEDRFVGIDGRDVDVPVSPADEVIRYEPQGGVVQSARLALVNHTPNLAGIAYRYQPPGEAAFEVRWAAWDGQQWVRETVDAGRFNSYPAIEVTHHRATARIYYIKHPSCEPEQTTRGTVFVAEKHVTVSSDDRSADWQPRLLGGAPGTERLAATTRVDGTDVLYLAAPRLENPTQDPALYVATLSRTPSTAPAEPVSADQVRIESTNSGTDAATGRKNWAFGAPVSVSSALNETSGGECAVDGNSWADYSRWMSTRSDPEPTLTMAFEEPIQVDEVHVYSGYRGGTTDFLEDFAIDLLVAGEWREAARVSGNDANPAVVRVDDLAFTGELRLRALNLQHVNHLARIYEVEVYSRDDAPALDMSLSANPPHLLFAGDSTDVEMTLTNRSGEPVSGTVEFQAPDGWTIEPAEGSFGLAPNESTSMPVTVTSATGAAAETFQIVARAPAHDVEATLALPVRDGIVYSGDGAPYYTEDGPWAASGLVGHAGSTTRYTQGGTGASATWTPELSQAGRYQVYAWYPAAPTNTTEAQFTVRHAGGTAHLVVDQQRTANTWHLLGEWEFDEGSTGSVTLTSVAAGHHRANAVRFQPQWSDRREPKGNEDAE; from the coding sequence ATGACGCGAACACGTCGCTCCATCCGTAAGGTGGTAATGGGGCTCAGCACCTCGCTGTTGCTGGCAGGGACACTGGCACAGGCCGCCGCCGAGCCGGCCGCACCCGAGCTGGACATCGAGCCGGTGCCGTACTCGATGGACACATCGAACCAGGCCGGCTGGTGGCACCCGCTGGCCGAGTATGACGGAAGTACCTACGTCATCTTCAATGCCCCGGCGGCCAGCGAGAACCTGCATCAGGTGCACGTGGCCCGGCAGGATCCATCAGGGGAGTGGACCACCGGCTGCCTGCAGACCTCCGGTGGAGCGTGTGCCGAGTACCGCGACGACATCGGCCACAACCAACCGTCGCTGGCCATCGACGGTGACGGGTACCTCCATGCGTTCGTGTCAATGCACAACGACGGCTGGCGCTACTTCCGCTCCGAGGAGCCGGGTTCCGTGACGACGATCGTCGATCACGCCGCAGACCTGCCTGACCAGGAAGGCGGCGTGACGTACCCGGTGACGGCCACCGCCCCCAGGGGCGGTGACGTCTACCTGATGGCGCGGGTGAACATGCCGGGAGTCGGGCACACCGGTCGGCTCTACCGGTGGAGCGTCGAGGAGCGCACGTGGCAGCGAGAGGCCGTGTTCACGCCCGGCCACGTCGAGACCGGTTACGTCCCCTATCCCGACGATCTCGAGGTCGACGACCGAGGCCACGTGCACATCCTGTGGGAATGGGCGCGGGGCAGTACCAGCAACCTGCGCTACTACGGGTCGTATCTGGTCTACCGGCCGGCGGAGGACCGGTTCGTCGGCATCGACGGACGCGACGTCGACGTCCCGGTGAGTCCTGCTGACGAGGTGATCCGTTACGAGCCGCAGGGCGGAGTCGTGCAGAGCGCGCGGCTCGCCTTGGTCAACCACACGCCCAACCTGGCCGGAATCGCCTACCGGTATCAGCCGCCGGGCGAGGCGGCCTTCGAGGTGCGCTGGGCGGCCTGGGACGGACAGCAGTGGGTTCGGGAGACCGTCGACGCCGGCCGCTTCAACAGCTATCCGGCCATCGAGGTGACCCACCATCGCGCCACAGCGCGCATCTACTACATCAAGCACCCGTCGTGCGAACCTGAGCAAACTACCCGTGGCACGGTATTCGTGGCCGAGAAGCACGTCACGGTCAGTTCCGACGACCGGTCGGCGGACTGGCAGCCTCGGTTGTTGGGCGGTGCGCCGGGGACCGAGCGGCTGGCGGCGACGACCAGGGTCGACGGCACCGACGTGCTGTATCTGGCCGCACCGCGTCTGGAGAACCCCACTCAGGATCCTGCCCTGTACGTCGCGACGCTGAGCCGGACCCCGTCCACGGCTCCGGCGGAGCCCGTCAGCGCCGACCAGGTCCGGATCGAGTCCACCAACAGCGGAACAGACGCTGCCACCGGGCGGAAGAACTGGGCGTTCGGCGCGCCGGTGTCGGTCAGCTCCGCGCTGAACGAGACCAGCGGCGGCGAATGCGCCGTCGACGGGAACAGCTGGGCCGATTACAGCCGGTGGATGTCGACTCGCAGCGACCCTGAACCAACGCTGACGATGGCCTTCGAGGAGCCAATCCAGGTCGACGAGGTCCATGTATACAGCGGGTACCGGGGCGGCACGACCGACTTCTTGGAAGACTTCGCCATTGACCTGCTCGTGGCCGGCGAGTGGCGTGAGGCCGCACGGGTCAGCGGGAACGACGCGAATCCCGCGGTCGTCCGGGTGGACGACCTGGCCTTCACCGGCGAGTTGCGGTTGCGTGCGCTGAACCTGCAGCACGTCAATCACCTGGCCCGCATCTACGAGGTCGAGGTCTACTCTCGCGATGACGCGCCAGCCCTGGACATGTCGCTGTCGGCGAACCCGCCGCACCTGCTGTTCGCCGGCGACTCCACCGACGTCGAGATGACGCTGACCAACCGATCCGGCGAACCGGTGAGCGGCACGGTCGAGTTCCAGGCGCCCGACGGGTGGACGATCGAGCCCGCCGAGGGTTCCTTCGGCCTGGCGCCGAACGAGAGCACGTCGATGCCGGTCACGGTGACCTCCGCGACGGGCGCGGCGGCGGAGACGTTCCAGATCGTGGCCAGAGCGCCCGCGCACGACGTGGAGGCGACGCTGGCCCTGCCGGTGCGTGACGGCATCGTCTACAGCGGGGACGGCGCACCGTACTACACCGAGGATGGTCCGTGGGCTGCAAGCGGCCTCGTAGGCCATGCCGGTAGCACCACCCGCTACACCCAGGGCGGCACCGGCGCGAGCGCGACCTGGACCCCCGAGCTTTCACAGGCGGGGAGATATCAGGTCTACGCCTGGTACCCCGCCGCCCCGACGAACACCACCGAAGCGCAGTTCACGGTGCGGCACGCCGGTGGCACCGCGCACCTGGTGGTCGATCAACAGCGGACCGCGAACACCTGGCATCTACTGGGGGAGTGGGAGTTCGACGAGGGCAGCACCGGCTCGGTGACGCTGACCTCCGTCGCCGCTGGTCACCACCGCGCCAACGCGGTGCGCTTCCAACCGCAGTGGTCCGACCGACGAGAGCCCAAAGGTAACGAAGATGCTGAATGA
- a CDS encoding extracellular solute-binding protein — protein sequence MGLGAGAVGLGGMAACAPSANDSDTSSGSSGAPTSGGEAQDFGFASWSLSEDAPKPVIEGLISTFEGDAGIAISPVTYPYNEYLNQLMLQVRGGQFAGAAQIDVAWLGALSALGKLTDLSSFADGRGYTDAALQAGQFDGTQYGLPWTIGAIGLVTNTELMQQAGITAAPTSIEDFEAALRELKGLGDDIIPYAASTKVAQLKDILIWMQTFGSPLIENGQVTIGDDASVEAVTWYKKLYDDGLIAPDVDRFDARALFSQGRAAIYDDAIVGKSAVVSESPDPDFASKLDPISRPVLQSGDDPRALFWGHAVVVIDGDGAGTAAEFAQWLTSDEATTIDFFEQLGLPPTTQGALDSDAVTGDAFTTAFSERVTATATVNPFWQYPQYAQMESAVAEQVQAVMVGSASPADAMTAAGEAVQALI from the coding sequence ATGGGCTTGGGCGCGGGCGCGGTCGGCCTCGGCGGCATGGCCGCCTGCGCGCCGTCGGCGAACGACAGCGACACCAGCAGCGGCTCCTCCGGCGCGCCCACCAGCGGCGGCGAGGCGCAGGACTTCGGGTTCGCCTCCTGGTCGCTCAGCGAGGACGCGCCCAAGCCCGTCATCGAGGGCTTGATCAGCACGTTCGAAGGTGACGCCGGCATCGCGATCTCGCCGGTCACCTATCCGTACAACGAGTACCTCAACCAGCTCATGCTGCAGGTGCGCGGCGGCCAGTTCGCCGGTGCGGCGCAGATCGACGTCGCGTGGCTCGGTGCGCTCTCGGCGCTGGGCAAGCTCACCGACCTCAGCTCGTTCGCCGACGGCCGCGGCTACACCGACGCCGCGCTCCAGGCCGGCCAGTTCGACGGCACGCAGTACGGCCTGCCGTGGACCATCGGCGCGATCGGCCTGGTCACCAACACCGAGCTGATGCAGCAGGCCGGCATCACCGCGGCGCCCACCAGCATCGAGGACTTCGAGGCGGCGCTGCGCGAGCTCAAGGGCCTCGGCGACGACATCATCCCGTACGCCGCGTCGACGAAGGTCGCGCAGCTCAAGGACATCCTCATCTGGATGCAGACGTTCGGCAGCCCGCTGATCGAGAACGGCCAGGTCACCATCGGCGACGACGCCAGCGTGGAGGCCGTCACCTGGTACAAGAAGCTCTACGACGACGGCCTGATCGCGCCCGACGTCGACCGCTTCGATGCCCGCGCACTGTTCAGCCAGGGCCGGGCCGCCATCTACGACGACGCCATCGTCGGCAAGAGCGCGGTGGTGTCGGAGTCGCCCGACCCGGACTTCGCCAGCAAGCTGGACCCGATCTCACGGCCGGTCCTGCAGTCCGGCGACGACCCGCGGGCGCTGTTCTGGGGACACGCCGTCGTGGTGATCGACGGCGACGGCGCCGGTACGGCGGCGGAGTTCGCCCAGTGGCTGACCTCGGACGAAGCCACCACCATCGACTTCTTCGAACAGCTCGGCCTGCCGCCGACCACGCAGGGCGCCCTGGACTCCGACGCCGTCACCGGCGATGCGTTCACCACTGCGTTCAGTGAGCGGGTGACGGCCACCGCGACGGTGAACCCGTTCTGGCAGTACCCGCAGTACGCCCAGATGGAGTCCGCCGTCGCCGAGCAGGTGCAGGCCGTCATGGTCGGCAGCGCGTCGCCGGCCGACGCCATGACCGCCGCGGGCGAGGCGGTGCAGGCGCTCATCTGA
- a CDS encoding TIM-barrel domain-containing protein — MTRTRPLTGLAGLVAGTMVATGAALPAGVTPSAAAAAAGRPGVSETADTVIVRGDTYTMTIVKDGFRYGFADATGRPTLPPHSESGLRVQPDGAGAFADAVDTDLVSNPNAATAVLDVELADGSAVRVHVHPSPTTVRITVDELAAAPATVDLRTAPAGPAYGLGDYGAHADGQPDEGTPCSGNVEARPTLELTGIVLDNVTNQGSCKRFISTFMVFPQQGVAQVLFDDGQKRVALTETENRLGVAGIADRLDAVHYFLAGDIKRVYADYKKAREAHGYVDVEPRPDLFELGWEAYGALAWNTYQTSVEETVQGFLDHGYPLGWGVVGSGFWPGPRGRPAEGTTNSFGMWDDTEEPGREDSQPGLPNPRYPDPDRLKSLFADNELDLLLGARNNFKALPADGGNHNPVHDGPFMEEAVAAGHFLEDADGTPAVVTRAQFPSGASYVLDGSDPAAVEWYVDKMRAWGVDGWKEDTMLYAPDLHRDGNWNPVQTALAGAGDLLMVRNAAYSVPGDIIRINDTIYGTGGVYHEDPDRMPVNLLNMAASGAGNLYPDYVGGTPGPSLTDPAYMDYFMRNAQFNAMTPVLSFGKGPWDLGRADYAEQVKELALWHDGLHPYVYDAVLDGHATGYPAAMTPLPIAYPDDENTYGLVNDETRQYEWMFGESLLATPVFGADFETARTRDVYLPAGKWIDYETGAVFTGPRTLDDYAIGTDRVPAFVGGKGVLVTRDRDDSGDVAGMTAEVYPIATGSRYEWTDGSARSRVLNANTGWDAATLRITDRTAGQAVPFEVDEVTGAFRFAFEPGHDYVLSGGGRAAHSLPVETAVPAAAPAGVAYEVGADGQVTLSWLPVDGRPVVHRRGHWRRAVRLGRRRQHHGDVHRARHAGSGARHVHRRRRQRRRFRSTLRTGHGGSGRQHGRRHRHERGLAAHVRSRGPRLRRDRPMGGQQPSGLRRVEDPLQLHRRLHGDLVRPAAGRPVRRRGLVPAAHQQHDAGRLHHHAHRRHHGRSSRPDLRWRELGVAR, encoded by the coding sequence ATGACGCGAACACGACCACTGACGGGACTGGCCGGTCTCGTCGCCGGAACGATGGTGGCCACCGGTGCGGCTCTCCCCGCCGGCGTGACGCCCTCGGCGGCAGCTGCCGCGGCCGGCCGGCCCGGGGTCAGCGAGACCGCCGACACCGTCATCGTCCGCGGCGACACCTACACGATGACGATCGTCAAGGACGGGTTCCGGTACGGCTTCGCCGACGCCACCGGCCGGCCGACCCTGCCGCCGCACTCGGAGTCCGGGCTGCGCGTGCAACCGGACGGAGCCGGCGCGTTCGCCGACGCCGTCGACACCGACCTGGTCAGCAACCCGAACGCCGCCACCGCCGTCCTCGACGTGGAGCTGGCAGACGGTTCGGCGGTACGGGTGCACGTGCACCCGTCGCCGACCACGGTGCGGATCACCGTGGACGAGCTCGCCGCCGCGCCGGCCACCGTCGACCTGCGCACAGCACCGGCCGGTCCCGCCTACGGGCTGGGCGACTACGGCGCGCACGCGGACGGGCAGCCCGACGAAGGCACTCCGTGCAGTGGCAACGTGGAGGCCCGGCCCACCCTCGAGCTGACCGGCATCGTGCTGGACAACGTCACCAACCAGGGCTCGTGCAAGCGGTTCATCAGCACGTTCATGGTGTTCCCGCAGCAGGGTGTGGCCCAGGTCCTGTTCGACGACGGGCAGAAGCGGGTCGCGCTGACCGAGACCGAGAACCGGCTTGGAGTGGCTGGTATCGCCGACCGGCTGGACGCGGTGCACTACTTCCTCGCCGGCGACATCAAGCGCGTCTACGCCGACTACAAGAAGGCCCGCGAGGCGCACGGCTACGTCGACGTGGAGCCGCGGCCGGACCTGTTCGAACTGGGCTGGGAGGCGTACGGCGCGCTGGCGTGGAACACCTACCAGACCTCGGTCGAGGAGACCGTGCAAGGCTTCCTCGACCACGGCTACCCGCTGGGGTGGGGCGTCGTCGGCTCCGGGTTCTGGCCCGGTCCGCGAGGCCGCCCGGCCGAGGGCACCACGAACAGCTTCGGCATGTGGGACGACACCGAGGAGCCGGGCCGCGAGGACTCCCAGCCGGGGCTGCCGAATCCGCGTTATCCCGACCCGGACCGGCTGAAGTCGCTGTTCGCCGACAACGAGCTGGACCTGCTGCTGGGCGCGCGCAACAACTTCAAGGCGCTGCCCGCCGACGGCGGCAACCACAACCCGGTCCACGACGGGCCGTTCATGGAGGAGGCCGTGGCGGCGGGTCACTTCCTCGAGGACGCCGACGGAACCCCCGCCGTCGTCACTCGGGCGCAGTTCCCGAGCGGCGCGAGCTACGTGCTGGACGGCTCCGACCCCGCGGCCGTGGAGTGGTACGTCGACAAGATGCGCGCCTGGGGCGTCGACGGATGGAAGGAGGACACCATGCTCTACGCGCCGGACCTCCACCGCGACGGCAACTGGAACCCGGTGCAGACGGCGCTGGCCGGCGCCGGCGACCTGCTCATGGTCCGCAATGCCGCCTACTCCGTACCCGGCGACATCATCCGGATCAACGACACCATCTACGGCACCGGGGGCGTGTACCACGAGGACCCCGACCGGATGCCGGTGAACCTGCTGAACATGGCGGCCAGCGGCGCCGGCAACCTCTACCCGGACTACGTGGGAGGCACGCCCGGGCCGTCGCTGACCGACCCGGCGTACATGGACTACTTCATGCGCAACGCGCAGTTCAACGCCATGACGCCGGTGCTGTCGTTCGGCAAGGGCCCGTGGGACCTGGGCCGGGCCGACTACGCCGAGCAGGTGAAGGAGCTGGCGCTGTGGCACGACGGGTTGCACCCGTACGTGTACGACGCCGTGCTCGACGGCCACGCGACCGGCTATCCGGCCGCGATGACCCCGCTGCCGATCGCCTACCCCGACGACGAGAACACCTACGGCCTGGTCAACGACGAGACGCGGCAGTACGAGTGGATGTTCGGCGAGTCGCTGCTGGCCACGCCGGTGTTCGGAGCCGACTTCGAGACCGCGCGGACCCGCGACGTCTACCTGCCGGCGGGGAAGTGGATCGACTACGAGACCGGCGCGGTGTTCACCGGTCCGCGCACCCTGGACGACTACGCCATCGGCACCGACCGGGTGCCGGCGTTCGTCGGCGGTAAGGGCGTGCTGGTGACGCGCGACCGCGACGACTCCGGCGATGTCGCCGGCATGACGGCTGAGGTGTACCCGATCGCCACCGGCTCCCGGTACGAGTGGACCGACGGTTCCGCCCGGAGCAGGGTGCTCAACGCCAACACCGGCTGGGACGCCGCCACGCTGCGGATCACCGACCGGACCGCCGGCCAGGCGGTGCCGTTCGAGGTCGACGAGGTCACCGGGGCGTTCCGGTTCGCGTTCGAGCCCGGCCACGACTACGTCCTCAGCGGCGGTGGGCGGGCCGCCCACTCCCTGCCGGTCGAGACCGCGGTACCGGCGGCTGCACCCGCCGGCGTGGCGTACGAGGTCGGCGCCGACGGCCAGGTCACCCTGAGCTGGCTGCCGGTTGACGGCCGCCCGGTCGTACACCGTCGAGGTCACTGGCGGCGGGCGGTGCGTCTCGGGCGTCGCCGGCAGCACCACGGCGACGTCCATCGGGCTCGGCACGCTGGATCAGGCGCCCGGCACGTACACCGTCGCCGCCGTCAACGCCGTCGGTTCCGGTCCACGCTCCGCACCGGTCACGGTGGAAGCGGCCGACAGCACGGGCGTCGTCACCGTCACGAACGAGGGCTCGCCGCCCACGTGCGATCCCGAGGTCCTCGCCTACGCCGAGACCGGCCGATGGGCGGCCAGCAGCCTAGCGGGCTTCGACGGGTCGAAGACCCGCTACAGCTCCACCGTCGGCTCCACGGCGACCTGGTCCGCCCGGCTGCCGGCCGGCCGGTACGACGTCGCGGTCTGGTACCCGCCGCACACCAACAGCACGACGCAGGCCGCCTACACCATCACGCACACAGGCGGCACCACGGACGCAGTTCTCGACCAGACCTCCGGTGGCGGGAGCTGGGTGTCGCTCGGTGA